GTTGCTGGCGTTCGTCACGTCGGGTCACCAGCTCGGTCTGTCACCGGGGAACCCGATCTACCACGCCGGAGGAGGCTCGCCGATGTCGTTCAGCTTTCCGACGGGCGACCAAGACCCGTTCGTCCTCGACTTCGGCGCGATGCACGACCTCTACATGGGGAACCAGCACCGCGAGGAAATCGCGCGCTTGGCTCCCGCCATCGTGTTCCGCAGCATCGGGCTTGGAGCGATCTGCCAGACGTGGGGGGCGCTTCTCGCAGGCGTGCCGCTGGATCCGTCCCGCGCCACGCGGACATGGTCGGGAGCCAACCAGGGGTCGCTCGTCATCATGTTCCGAATCGACTTGTTCATGCCGGTCGAGCAGTTCGAGCGCGAGACGTCGGCGTACGTCCGCGCGGTGCGGCAGATGGCTCCCGTCGAGGGATTCACGGAGTCGTATCTGCCCGGCGGGATCGAGGCGGTGAGGGAGCGCGAGTATCGTGAGCTGGGCGTGCCGGTCGGCAGGAATCACCAGAGCCGTCTGCAAGCGCTGGCGGATGAGCTCGGGATCGAGCGCCCGTGGTGACGCAGGGCGTCAGGCGATGCCGAGGCGCTCGACGAAGCTCGTGTGGACGCATCCGGCGAGGAAGTCCGTGTCGTCCATGACGCGCCGATGGAAGGGGATGGTCGTCTTCACGCCGGCAATCGTGTACTCGTCCAGTGCGCGGCGCATCCGGGCGATGGCTTCTTCCCGCGTCGCGCCGAAGGTCACGAGCTTCGAGATGAGCGAGTCGTAGTACGGCGGGATCAGGTACCCCGCGAAGGCGTGGCTGTCGATTCGGACGCCCGGTCCTCCGGGCGTCTGATAGGTGACGATCCTGCCGGGAGTCGGCATGAACCCCTTGTCCGGGTCCTCCGCGTTGATGCGGCACTGGATCGCGTGTCCCTTGAGGGTCACGTTCTTCTGCTCAAGGGTCAGGCGTTCTCCCGCGGCGACTCGAATCTGCCACTTGACAAGGTCCTCGCCGCAGACCTGCTCCGTGATCGTGTGCTCGACCTGGATGCGCGTGTTCATTTCGAGGAAGTAGAACTCGCCGTCATCCGTCACGAGGAACTCCATCGTCCCCGCGTTCTCGTAGTGGATCGCCCGCGCCGCCCTCAGCACGAGCCTCCCGATCTCGTCGCGCACTTTCGGATCGATGTTCGACGGCGTCTCTTCGACCAGCTTCTGGTGTTTGCGCTGGATCGAGCAGTCGCGCTCGCCGAAGTGGATGATGTTCCCGTGCTGGTCGCCCATGACCTGGAACTCGATGTGCCGCGCGTCCTGGACCAACTTCTCGATGTAGACGTCTTCTCGCCCGAATGCCGCCTTTGCCTCCGCCCGCGTGGTACGGAACAAGGCGACCAGGCTGACGTCGTTGTGCGCCGCGCGGATGCCTCTACCGCCGCCGCCGGCAGCCGCCTTGATCATCACCGGATAGCCGATCTCACGGGCAATCGCCAGCGCCTCGTCCTCGGTGTCGGCAAGCTCGTGCTGGTGGCTGCGCAAGCCTCGACGGCGACGCCTTCCGCTGGGAACAAGAGGGATCCCCGCCTTCCCGACCGACTGCCGCGCCTGAACCTTGTCGCCCATCGTCGCGATGTTTTCGACGCTGGGCCCGATGAACGCGATCTTGCACTCGCGGCACACCTCCGCGAAGTGGGCGCTCTCGGCAAGGAACCCGGTTCCCGGATGGATCGCGTCCGCGTTCGTCACTTCGGCGGCGGCGATGATCGATGGGACGTTCAGATAGCTCTTCGGGGAAGGCGCGGGACCGATACAGACCGATTCGTCCGCATGCCGGACGTGGAGCGAGTCGGCGTCGGCTTGGGAGAAGACCGCGACCGTGCGAATCCCCATCTCCCGGCACGCGCGGATCACGCGCAGGGCGATCTCGCCACGGTTGGCGATCAGGACTTTCTTGAACATCGCGTCACTCGTCTGCGGGCTGCGAGAAGCCTAAACGCGTCGTACGCGGAACAGCGGCTGACCGTATTCGACCGGGGTCGCGTTCGCCACCAGCACCTCGATGATCTCGCACTCGAACTCCGCCTCGATCTGGTTCAGGAGCTTCATCGCCTCGATGATGCAGAGCGTCTTGCCAATCGTCACGCGGTCTCCGACGGCGACGAACGGCGGCTCGCTCGGCGACGGCGCGATGTAGAACGTACCGATCATCGGCGCTTCGACGACATCGAAGTTGCCGCCGCCGATCTCCGTCGGTGTGCGTTCCACCACCGGAACCGCAGGAGCCGCCATCGGCTGAACCGGCGCCGGGGCAGCGACAGCGCCCTGCAGCCGGAGCAAGAGTCGGCGCGACTCCTTCCCCTCCTCGACGGCGAGCTCTGAGAGCCCGCACTCGCGCATCAGGTCGGCGAGCTCGCGGATCTCAGCCGCGAGCTGTTGCCGTCGCTGTCTGTCGTCGGCGGCTCGTACCACGGGTCACGCCCTTCCCAGGTACTCTCCCGTCCGGGTGTCGACCTTCACCTGAGCGCCCTGGTCGACGAACAGAGGTACCTGAATCGTGATGCCAGTCTCCAGCTTCGCTGGCTTCGTGCCTCCGCTCACGGTATCGCCACGGAACCCCGGTTCCGTCTCTACGATGGTCAGCACGACGGCTGCCGGGAGTTCGACGGTCACCGCCGTCTCGCCGTCGAACTGGACTTTCACCTGCATGTTGTCCGCGAGGAACTGCGCGGCGTCGCCGAGGAGCTCCCGCTGCATCGGCATCTGCTCGAACGACTGGTTGTCCATGAAGTAGTAGAGGTCTTGCTCGGCGTACAGGTACTGCATCTCGCGCGTCTCGAGCCGCACGAGCTCGATGTCGGCGCCGGACCGGAACGTGTTCTCGAACACCGCGCCGTCAGACAAGCGGCGTAGCTTCGTTCGCATGAACGCGCCGCCCTTGCCGGGCTTGTGGTGTTGGAACCACTCGACGCGATGCAGGTCCCCGTTGAATCGAATCACAACCCCATTGCGAATATCCGCCGTCGATGCCATGTCGGTCCTTCGCTAGTCGATCAGAAGCGCCGTATCCTGAAACTCGGAGTCCCAGTCACTGACCGCGCCGCGCCAAAGCGGCTGCCATTGCGTCGAGCGCGAGCCGGTAGCTGTCCGCGCCGAAGCCGGCGATGGTTCCCAGCGCGATCGGAGCGACGAACGAATGATGGCGGAAAGACTCTCGCGCGGCAATGTTGGATAGATGCACCTCGATCACGGGAACGCCGAGCATCGAGAGCGCATCGCGCACGGCGACGCTCGTGTGGGTCAACGCCGCCGGGTTGATGAGAACGCCGTCCACCGACCCGAGGTGCTCGCCGATGATATCGACCAGCGCGCCTTCGTGGTTCGACTGGAACGTCGTCAATCGGATGCCCAAGCCAGTCGCTTGCGCGTCCAGAGCCCGGTCGATGTCCGCCAGCGTCGTCGTTCCGTAGATGGCGGGTTCGCGCTTGCCCAGCAGGTGCAGATTGGGTCCGTGCAGGACCAAGACGTGCTTCATTGCTCCGTCGGTTGCCGATTCGCTCATCTCAGCGCTGCCTCGATGGAACGCACGATCTCGTCCTCGGCGAAGTCATCCCGAATCACCACGTTGCCGATGCGGGTCGGCAAAATGAACCGGATCCGCCCGCCGTCCACCTTCTTATCATGCCACATCGCCCCCGCCACGTCGCGAGGATCGATATGCGCCGGCAGAGCGGTCGGTAGCCCCGCCGAGGTCAGGATCGCCCGTTGTCGGTCGCAGAACGACCCATCGACGAGTCCGCGCGCGCGGCTCAGCTCCGCCGCGCAGAGCTCGCCCAACGCGACCGCTTCTCCGTGGAGGAAGTCGCGGTACCCAGTGACCGCCTCGATGGCGTGTCCAAACGTGTGACCGTAGTTCAGCGTCGCGCGGACGCCGGATTCGTCCTCGTCCTCTTCGACGATCCGCGCCTTGATCGCGCACGATGCCGCGACGATCTCCGTCAGCAGGCGCTCGTCACGCGCCAAGACCTCCGGCATGCGCCGTTCCAGCGTCTCGAACAGGCTCGGAGAAGCGATCACGGCGTATCGGAGCACTTCCGCGATTCCGGCGCGGAACTCGCGGTCGGGCAGCGTCGCCAGCGCCGCGATGTCCGCGAGAACCAGACGCGGCTGGTAGAACGCGCCGATCAGGTTCTTCCCCTTGGGATGATCGACCGCCACCTTGCCGCCGACGCTCGCATCGACCTGGGCGATCAGACTCGTCGGAACCTGAACGAACGGCACGCCCCGCATGTACGTCGCCGCGACGAAACCCGCGATGTCGCCCACGGTTCCCCCGCCCACGGCGACAATGGGTGACTGCCGCTCCATGCGGCGCTCCGCGCACAGGTCGTACAGGCGGCTCGCCGTGGACAGGTTCTTGTGCTCCTCGCCGTCGGGAATCGACGCGAGCCACGCGGCGAATCCCGCGTCTTCGAGGTGTCGGACTATCCGAGCGCCATAACGATCCGCGAGCCGCTCACTCGTGACGACCGCGACTCTCGATCCGCGCCGCGCGAACGATAGCCGCGACGCCAACTCAGCCAGAACGCCTCTGCCGATCACGATGGGGTACGAGCGCGATCCGAGCCGGACGACGATCTCCGTGGGCGGCTGCGCGGTTGCCCGCGAGTCGGTCGCGCTGGCGACTTCGGCAGCTAGGGCTTCAATCGACTTGCCGTCCGTATCGACGATGGCATCTGCCTGGGCGTAGTACGGTTCCCGCGCCTGAAGCAGCTCGCGGATGCGCGCCGTGGGGTCCGCCACCTGCAGGAGCGGACGATGCGTCTCGCCGCGCACGCGGTCGTGGATCGACTCCGGCGTGGCGCGCAGATAGACCACCGTCCCGGACTCCCGCAGCGCCCGCAGATTCTCCAACCGGAGGATCGCTCCGCCGCCCGTCGAGATGACCACGCCGCGCCTCGCCGCAGCCTCGCGTACCGCCTCGCTCTCCAGGTCGCGGAATGCCGTCTCGCCGCGCTGCGCGAAGAGCTCCGGGATCGTCGCCCCGGAGGAGCGCTCGATGATCTCGTCCGTGTCGATCAACTCGCGTCCCAACCGTCGAGCGAGCTCCGCCCCGACGGAGCTCTTGCCGGAGCCCATGAAGCCGACCAGCACGATGTTGCGAGAGTCAGACCGAGTCTCAGACACGACGCACGGACTCCAAGTAGCCTTCCACGTTCCGGCGCACTTCGGACAGGCTGTCGCCGCCGAACTTCTCCAGCCACGCTTCCGCCAGCACGACCGCCAGCATCGCCTCGCCGACGATGCCACCCGCCGGAACCGCACAGCTATCGGTGCGTTCTTTCTGCGCCTCGAAGGGCTCCTTCGTGTGGACGTCTACAGACCGCAGCGGTCTTCCGAGCGTGGATATCGGCTTCATCGCGACGTTCACGACCAGGGGCATCCCGTTCGTGATGCCGCCCTCCAGCCCTCCGGCGCGGTTCGTCTCGCGGTAGAACCGGCATTCGTCCGCGTCGTAGAAGATCTCGTCGTGCGCCTCGGAACCGGGAATGCCGGCGGCGTCGAACCCCAAGCCGATGGAGACGCCCTTCATCGCCTGGATGCTCATCATGGCTCCGGCGATCCGCGCGTCGAGGCGCGTGTCCCAGGCGATGTGGCTCCCCAGTCCGATGGGCAGCCCGCGCGCGATGACCGTGAAAACGCCGCCTACGGTGTCGCCTCGTCGCTGTGCGGCGTCGATGTGCTCGATCATCCGGGCTTCGGCATCGGCGTCGGGACATCGCAGAGGCGACTCGTCGAACGCTGCGTTGCCGTCGAGGGCGTTCACGTCAACGTCGGCGCGGATGGGCCCGATCTGCGTCACGACGGAGAAGATGGAAACGCCAAACTCCGCCAGCAGCCGCTTGGCGACCGCTCCGACCGCGACGCGGACGGTCGTTTCCCGCGCGCTCGCCCGTTCGAGCACGTTCCGCAGGTCATCGTGCCCATACTTGATGCCGCCCGGCAGGTCCGCGTGACCCGGACGCGGACGTGTCAGGGTCCGTCGATCCGTCTGCGCGTCCGCGTCGGGCGACATGACCGATTCCCAGTTCTCCCAGTCCCGGTTCGGCACGTAGAGCGCGACCGGACTGCCCAGCGTCCGGGCTGCCCGCACGCCCGACGTGATCTGCACGGCGTCTTTCTCGATCTTCATCCGACCGCCGCGCCCGTATCCGAGCTGGCGGCGCGCCAGATCGACGTCGATGTCGGCAGCCGCCAGCGGGAGCCCCGCCGGAACGCCCATCACGATGGCGGTCAATCCCTTGCCGTGCGATTCGCCAGCGGTCATCCATCGGAACATGCGAGCGAAAACCCCTTCGATGCGCTATGGCGCGTCCGTTGCCACGCGCCGGATCCATGCATGTACGTCGCTGTCTCCGGTCCCGGATTCCATCCACGCCGCAAGCAGCACGCCACGACGGGCGTGGAGTCGAAGCCACGAGCTCTGATCGGCTCCCACGCGGACCTCGATTCCCTCGCCCGGTTCCAAACGCGAGCCGGACAGGTCGAGCCGCTGGAGGTAAATGTCCTGCTGTGTCTCATCGTCCGTTTCGCGCCGGAAGTCGTGCCAGGCAACGACGACGGTTCCGCGGTCGATCACGATGCGCGGATCGCGCTGCCGTCCCTCGGCGGTGCAGACATGCTTGCCGTCGGCTTCCCATGCCATCGACCCATCGTGCAGCACGTGCTGACCATAGATGTCGTCGAAGACGTCTCGGGTATCGACCCACGAGACAACGGCTCCGCCCTTGCCGTCGCTCGCACCGACCGCGTTCTGCTGATTCCCCGGCGCGGTCGAGATGGGCATCCCGAGGTGCCCCCACTGCCGCGACCCATCTGGAGCCACATGCTGCCCGTACAGGTCTATGTTCGAGTAGGTTCCGTCGTCGTCCCGGTAGTCGGTCCAGAACACCAGCGCTCCCCCGCCCCCATCGCCAACGACGAACGGACCCGCCTGGCTCCCGGCGGATAGGCTGATCCGGGTTCCCTCCGGTCCCCAGAGCCGCTCGCCCGACGGCGACATGCGCTGAGCCATCGCGTGCCATTCGGGCGACGACACGTCCCACCATGTGACGACGCATCCGCCGGTTCCATCGAGGTCGATCATGGGGTCGTACTGGTGCGCCGGAGCCGTGCACACTGGCGACCCGTTGGGAGCCCACAGCGGTTTGCCCGTCGACGCGACGCGCTGTCCGTAGATATCCTGATCGCCGCTCCGCCAGTCTTCCCATGCGGCGATGAAGCCACCCTCGCCGTCGGCGATGATCGTCAGATCGTCCTTGCCGGTGGCGTGCACAGCGATGGGAACACCGGTGGGCTCCCAGAGGGGCTCGCCATTGGCGCTGAACCGTTGCGCGTAAATGTCCTGGGAACCGTTACGGCTGTCGCCCCACGCGACGAAGAAGCCTCCGCCGTTTGGGTCGTCCGCTACGTCGGGCCATCCCTGGGAACCATCCAGCGCGCACAAAGGCTTGCCGTTCGGCTGCCAGAGCGGCGCCCCGGAGGCATCGAACCGCTGACCGTAGATGTCTCGGTCGCCCGCGCGGAAGTCGTGCCAGACGATGAAGCTCTCGCCGTTCGCCTTGAGGACGGCGACCGGGAACTCTTGTCCGTCAGCCGCTGCGCTCACGACGACATGCACGCCCTTCCCGTCGATATCGCCGCCACGCGGCTCGGCAGTAGCCGCACCCGCAATCCACCACAGAATGGCGGCGCAACAGGCGGCGACTCGCTGGACAGCGTGGTCTGGCAAGGGCGACAGTACCTCAACAGCAGGGGTGGACCGGTTCCAGTCTACCACGCCGGGACGCCAGGCAACAAACGCGCGGGTCGCCGGATCAGGGCTGTTTCATGAGCACACCTCGCCTCGCGCTTCTGCACCCCAGGCAACCGGCTGATGCCCGCGCGCTGCGGCATCCGTCGACGCGCTGACCCTCTATCGCCGTCATTCCCGCGAGCCCCGCCTTCGCGGGGCTCGCGGGAATGACAGGTAGTGTTGGACCTGCGCAGCAGGCGGCGAGACTCGTTCATGAAACTGCCCTGGTCGCCGGATCCGCTTCACATCAGGTCGCGTCGGCGTCCCGTCGCGTCGCGCTCGCGATGGAGCCGAACGCCTCCTGCAGCAGGCGGGCCCGCTCCTCCTCGATGGGGTGCGGGTGGATGCCGGATATCGGCGCGCGGGAACCGCCCATGCCGGTCAGCACCGTCGCGTGCTCGACCGGGAATAGGTCCATCGTCTGCGCCAGCGGCTTAATGAACCGCTCGAAGTTGTCGATGACGAACGCATCGAGCGCCGAGTCGCCGCCCTCGGCGAGGATGTCGATGGTGCGTCGGAGTTGGTCGATCTCCGCCTGCGCTCGCCCTCGAATGGTCGCCGCTTCCGCGCGGGCAGACAGGACGAGCCGCTCCCGCTCAGCGAGCGCCGGCGTGATGACGTCCGCCTCGTACCGCGCCGTCAGCATCTCGATGCGTTGCTTCTCGGCTTCGATCTGCGCCCGAACGCCCGCGACCTGCGCTTCGGCGTCTCGGACTGCCTTCTGCACACCGATGGCTGCCCGCTGGTTCTCGGACGCGATGCGGACGCGCGTCTCCGCCTGCAGGCTCTCGCGCTCGTTCTCGGCTTGGCGGACGATCACCTCGGCGCGGCGCGCCTCCGACTGCTCCTTGGCGGTCGCTCGCGCGAGCGCCTGCGCCTCGCGGGACTGCGTGTCGGCGTTGGCGGACTGCACGCGCTTGAGCAGAGCGATGTAGAGTTCCGGTTCCGCCACTCCTTCGAGCCGATGGTCGTCCACGTCCGCGATATTCATCGACGTGATCTCGAGACCGATGCCGTCGAGGTCGGACTTGCAGACGCGGATCATGTTCTGGACGAGGATGTCCTTGTCCGTCATCACCTGTTCGGGCGTCATCGTCGCGATGGAGTCGCGCAGATGCCCCTCGATGATCGACGTCGCGACGTGCGTCAGCTCTTCCCAGTCCTGAATCATCGTCAGGATGCGTCGGATCGCGTTGCGCATCCCGCGCCCAGACGACGACACGGCGAAGCTGACCGTCGCGACGACCGTCAGCGGGACGATCCCCGCCGCGATGGCAGACTCGACGTTGACCGACGTCGTCCTCGGACGAAGGTCCATCTTGAAGAACCGGTGGACGAGTGGCCAGACGAACACGCGTCCACCGCGCAGCGACGTGAAGCCATCGGGACCTTTGCCGGCGACGACCGAGAGCTCATTCGCCCCGACGATCTTCATCTTCGTGACGAGCTGTACCAGCAGCGTCAGAACGATCAGGACGAGCAGTACAGAGAGGAAGCCTGTCATTTCGCCGCCTCCTCGGAAGCTGCGCCCTGCTTGGACGTGGACAGGAGATCGCGAACGCTGATGCCGAAGCCACGCTCCAAGTGCCGCAGGAAATCCACCATCGCCTCGGGTCCGCGATTGACGACGCCGTTGATCCCCCGGTCGTCGTCCATCGCCACAACGGTGTCGATGCGCTGATCCTTCGCGTGCTCGCGGTACGCCTCGAAGAGCGTCGCGAGCTGTTGGTTCACGAAGAGCGCGACGCGTCCCCGCCCGCCCGCTTGGGCGACGAGCTCCGCCTTCTGCTTGAGCAGATCGTTGCGCGTCTGCTGGACGACGTTGACAGCTTCTGATTCGCCCTCGGCGACGATCTCGGCGGCGCGGCGCTTCGCCTCTGCCTCCACGGTTACGTACGACGCGTTCTTGAGGCGTTGCAGCTCGACGGTCACCTGTTCGACGTCCCGTTCGCCTTCACTGTTCGCCTTCATCACGGCGGAGTCCGCCTCCAAGCGCGCGCGTTCTACGTCCGCCTCGCAGCGGCGGCGGATGATCTCCAGTTCCTGCTGGGCAGCGACGATCTTCTCGTTCGCCTGGCTCTGGGCGACCGTCTCGCGTCGTTGGGCGTCCGACTCGGCGCGTTCCGCCCGGGCGTAAAGCCGAGCTTCCTCGATCTCCACTTCCTGGCGCTTCCGAGACAGCGTCTTGTTCGCCAGGTTGGCGATGTAGTTCGACGTATCCCAGATCTTCTGAAGCGAGACGGACACGACCGCCATGCCGAACGTGCTCAAGTCCTGCGTGCTGTCTCGGATCAGCTCGCGTCGGAACTGAGCGCGCTCGCCCTCGTCCTCGGATTCCGCCGGAACCTGAGGCTGCCGCACGGCGGGCGGCTGCGTTTCGCCAAGCGCCTCCGCGTCGTCCACGCTCTCGACCATCCCAATCGCCTGAAGCGGGGTCGTCTTGTTGAGCGCACCGCGGAAGTTCCCCACCATCGTCTGCTGGATCTGCTCCTGGATCTCGAGGCGGGACTTGTCCATCAGGCGTTCGACCGCCGAGTAGAGGAGCCCTTCGTCGTCCGCGTCGACGCAGACGCACGCGGTCGCGTCGGCTCCCACGGTGATGCCGTTGGCGGAGTTGACGCCCTCGATGCGGACGTTGATCGGGATGATGCCCAGATCGAGGGTCTGGACGCGCTGGAAATACGGCAGGACGAAGGTCCACCCGCCGGTCTTGACTCGGAAGCCGTACTCCTTGCCCTGCGTCTTGGTCTTGGTTCCCGTGATGACGAGAATCTGGTTGGGCGGACACACGCGGATGAGCGCCTTGAGAAGGCGAATACCCAGCACGAACGCGATGACCGCGACGACTCCGCCAACCGGCGACAAGAGACCGTCCGGTCCGATCAAGTTGGAGAGGTTCATATGAGGGGTTCCTTCGGTGGGTCGATGCCCGGAGGGGTCGGCTCGAGCGCGTGCTCCGGCGGCATGGGTCGCCGCACGTAGACGCATTGATCGGTCACTTCGACGATCTCGACTTCCTCGCCGACGCGGAACGTGTCTTCCGCGTCCGAGGAGAGCGCGTATCGTTCGGCGATGATCTGCCCGGCACGGACTCGCACCTTGCCCATGTCCTTGTGCGACAGGGATACGAGTACCGTTGCCGGCTCGAACAGCAAGTCTTCGGGTTTGAGGCTCGAATCGACGTCGCGTTGCTGGAACCTGAAGAAGGCTCGCGCCAAGAGCATGGACGCAACGCCTCCCGGCACAGCCCATATCAGGCTGCCGAAGACGCCTCTGCCCATCAGTTCGGCGACCAGCCCGGTTGGACCGAAGCCCAACGAGAAGTAGATCAGGGTGCGCAGGTAGCGGAGGACGGACAGTACGCCGGAGTGACTCGCGTGGTCATGGCTGCTATCGCCGCCATGGTCGTGGGCTCCGCCATCGTGACCCGAGCCGTCGTCTCCACCATCGCCGGAGTCGCCGTCGGTGTCGGAGTCCGTAGCGAGCAACCCCAGCATATCGACCGCAGTCACGCCGACTCCGAAGACGGCGGTCAGCGTGTAGAGTCCGTGGATCCAGGCGTCGATTCCCATGGACGCCCCTATCGTGGTATGGGCAAGGGCGCAGGCGAGCCGCGAGATGGGCTCGCCGTCAACGTCAGGTCGCACAACGAGGATAACGGTACAAACTTGTCCTGTCGAGGGAGACCCGCTCGATCCTTGACTTCGGCGGCAGACCGATGCATAGATGCAGCCGTTGGTTCTCGATCCTGCTTCATGGACCGACTCCGAACGAGGTGACGCGAATGCCCCCGACCGCTCTGACTGACGAGCAGCTTCGGCACTACGACGAACATGGCTACCTGCTGGTTCCCAACTGCCTGACCGACGAGGAGTGCGACGAGATCATCGCACGCGCCCACGAGCTCCACCGACGCAAGCACGTGCCCGGGTGCTTCTCGCGCGTCGACGAGTCGGAGTCCGGCGGCGACCCGTTGCGCGTGTACCCGCGCATGATGCACCCGCACCGTGTCGATGAACGCTGTCTACACTACCTGACGCATCCGCGCATCGGTTCCGTGCTCAGCGGCTTGCTGCGCGACCGCGTCACCGCGCTGCAGAGCATGTTCTACTGGAAGCCGCCGGGCGCGCGCGGGCAGGCGTTCCATCAGGATGACTACTACCTCCGCACGGAGCCCGGCGCGTGCATCGCCGCATGGACGGCGCTGGAGCCAATCGACGACGAGAACGGCGGCATGGGCGTCTTCCCCGGTTCCCAGCAGGAGCCGATCCTCGAGATGACCCCGACCGACGTGAACAAGAGCTTCACCGAGACGGCGGTCACTCCTCCTGCGCAGTACCAGCGCCTCGGCGTCGATATGGCGAAGGGCGACACGCTCTTCTTCCACGGGCACCTGATCCACGGCTCCCCGCCAAACACGTCGCGCGACCGGTTCAGGATGTCGTTCATCTGCCACTACATCGCGACCTCATCGACGGGCTACA
This genomic interval from Candidatus Poribacteria bacterium contains the following:
- the efp gene encoding elongation factor P, with translation MASTADIRNGVVIRFNGDLHRVEWFQHHKPGKGGAFMRTKLRRLSDGAVFENTFRSGADIELVRLETREMQYLYAEQDLYYFMDNQSFEQMPMQRELLGDAAQFLADNMQVKVQFDGETAVTVELPAAVVLTIVETEPGFRGDTVSGGTKPAKLETGITIQVPLFVDQGAQVKVDTRTGEYLGRA
- a CDS encoding 3-dehydroquinate synthase, producing MSETRSDSRNIVLVGFMGSGKSSVGAELARRLGRELIDTDEIIERSSGATIPELFAQRGETAFRDLESEAVREAAARRGVVISTGGGAILRLENLRALRESGTVVYLRATPESIHDRVRGETHRPLLQVADPTARIRELLQAREPYYAQADAIVDTDGKSIEALAAEVASATDSRATAQPPTEIVVRLGSRSYPIVIGRGVLAELASRLSFARRGSRVAVVTSERLADRYGARIVRHLEDAGFAAWLASIPDGEEHKNLSTASRLYDLCAERRMERQSPIVAVGGGTVGDIAGFVAATYMRGVPFVQVPTSLIAQVDASVGGKVAVDHPKGKNLIGAFYQPRLVLADIAALATLPDREFRAGIAEVLRYAVIASPSLFETLERRMPEVLARDERLLTEIVAASCAIKARIVEEDEDESGVRATLNYGHTFGHAIEAVTGYRDFLHGEAVALGELCAAELSRARGLVDGSFCDRQRAILTSAGLPTALPAHIDPRDVAGAMWHDKKVDGGRIRFILPTRIGNVVIRDDFAEDEIVRSIEAALR
- a CDS encoding Ldh family oxidoreductase, which gives rise to MEPTNERRDFGSGRPFPTDFWRDTWSENHRKDDPLNTPPTEFIRVPHEKLHAFVARAGEAVGLPPERASVLADALVANDLRGVFSHGTQQIAGYAPLMRDGHLNAKPNVHIVRETPTSVIVDGDGGLGYFPALRSAERVIELAKQSGIAVGLSRNHGHFGAAGIYSRKALLHGLLAFVTSGHQLGLSPGNPIYHAGGGSPMSFSFPTGDQDPFVLDFGAMHDLYMGNQHREEIARLAPAIVFRSIGLGAICQTWGALLAGVPLDPSRATRTWSGANQGSLVIMFRIDLFMPVEQFERETSAYVRAVRQMAPVEGFTESYLPGGIEAVREREYRELGVPVGRNHQSRLQALADELGIERPW
- a CDS encoding phytanoyl-CoA dioxygenase family protein encodes the protein MHRCSRWFSILLHGPTPNEVTRMPPTALTDEQLRHYDEHGYLLVPNCLTDEECDEIIARAHELHRRKHVPGCFSRVDESESGGDPLRVYPRMMHPHRVDERCLHYLTHPRIGSVLSGLLRDRVTALQSMFYWKPPGARGQAFHQDDYYLRTEPGACIAAWTALEPIDDENGGMGVFPGSQQEPILEMTPTDVNKSFTETAVTPPAQYQRLGVDMAKGDTLFFHGHLIHGSPPNTSRDRFRMSFICHYIATSSTGYNHGYDPAIPM
- the aroQ gene encoding type II 3-dehydroquinate dehydratase, which codes for MKHVLVLHGPNLHLLGKREPAIYGTTTLADIDRALDAQATGLGIRLTTFQSNHEGALVDIIGEHLGSVDGVLINPAALTHTSVAVRDALSMLGVPVIEVHLSNIAARESFRHHSFVAPIALGTIAGFGADSYRLALDAMAAALARRGQ
- the accC gene encoding acetyl-CoA carboxylase biotin carboxylase subunit, which codes for MFKKVLIANRGEIALRVIRACREMGIRTVAVFSQADADSLHVRHADESVCIGPAPSPKSYLNVPSIIAAAEVTNADAIHPGTGFLAESAHFAEVCRECKIAFIGPSVENIATMGDKVQARQSVGKAGIPLVPSGRRRRRGLRSHQHELADTEDEALAIAREIGYPVMIKAAAGGGGRGIRAAHNDVSLVALFRTTRAEAKAAFGREDVYIEKLVQDARHIEFQVMGDQHGNIIHFGERDCSIQRKHQKLVEETPSNIDPKVRDEIGRLVLRAARAIHYENAGTMEFLVTDDGEFYFLEMNTRIQVEHTITEQVCGEDLVKWQIRVAAGERLTLEQKNVTLKGHAIQCRINAEDPDKGFMPTPGRIVTYQTPGGPGVRIDSHAFAGYLIPPYYDSLISKLVTFGATREEAIARMRRALDEYTIAGVKTTIPFHRRVMDDTDFLAGCVHTSFVERLGIA
- the aroC gene encoding chorismate synthase, whose protein sequence is MFRWMTAGESHGKGLTAIVMGVPAGLPLAAADIDVDLARRQLGYGRGGRMKIEKDAVQITSGVRAARTLGSPVALYVPNRDWENWESVMSPDADAQTDRRTLTRPRPGHADLPGGIKYGHDDLRNVLERASARETTVRVAVGAVAKRLLAEFGVSIFSVVTQIGPIRADVDVNALDGNAAFDESPLRCPDADAEARMIEHIDAAQRRGDTVGGVFTVIARGLPIGLGSHIAWDTRLDARIAGAMMSIQAMKGVSIGLGFDAAGIPGSEAHDEIFYDADECRFYRETNRAGGLEGGITNGMPLVVNVAMKPISTLGRPLRSVDVHTKEPFEAQKERTDSCAVPAGGIVGEAMLAVVLAEAWLEKFGGDSLSEVRRNVEGYLESVRRV
- the accB gene encoding acetyl-CoA carboxylase biotin carboxyl carrier protein; translated protein: MRECGLSELAVEEGKESRRLLLRLQGAVAAPAPVQPMAAPAVPVVERTPTEIGGGNFDVVEAPMIGTFYIAPSPSEPPFVAVGDRVTIGKTLCIIEAMKLLNQIEAEFECEIIEVLVANATPVEYGQPLFRVRRV